The Triplophysa rosa unplaced genomic scaffold, Trosa_1v2 scaffold9_ERROPOS8398105, whole genome shotgun sequence genome window below encodes:
- the LOC130551362 gene encoding PWWP domain-containing DNA repair factor 3B-like — MTYFHFTSFLDRTPTQTHSDTIKFIMDVLFPESIICSLAGLENLTMLEAEEEFLQGPVIDVSEREQFDRRIKNILKKSGNP; from the exons ATGACctactttcacttcacttcatttCTGGACAGGACACCCACACAGACTCACAGTGACACAATCAAGTTTATTATGGATGTCCTTTTTCCTGAG TCCATCATCTGTTCCCTTGCTGGTTTGGAAAATCTCACCATGCTGGAGGCTGAGGAGGAATTTCTACAAGGGCCTGTCATTGACGTAAG TGAGCGGGAGCAGTTTGACAGGAGgattaagaacattttgaagaagaGTGGCAACCCATAG